The DNA window TAGAAAGTAGTAAACTTAGGATGTCTACCAGAAGTAGAGAACTAATAAAAAGAAAAAAATAGGAGGCTGATTATGCATAAGGGGCATGAAAAGTATATATTGTGGTTCATATTATTATTTGTTGTAGCAGCTTCTTTGATAGGAACCTTTTATATTGATTATTCGAGAATATTAAAAAAACAATACGTTGAATCTTTTGATGATTCTATTGTTCAATTAGATGATTCTGTTTCTGAATTTTTTTCTACCTTTGAAAATGCTTTACAAATGTTTTCTAAAAATGAAATGGTACAGAAGGTTTCAGATGATCCTAATAAGTATTATCTACAAACTATGCAGCTTTTTAAATCTTTTCAGCAGTCTTATGCTGCTACTGCTTTTGCTTATTTTGCGCCAAATAAAATTATTTTAGGAAACAAAAAACTTATTACTTGGCCTGATACATCAGAAGCATTAGCCAATACAGAATGGACTGCTACAAAGAGACCTTGGTATATGGGGGCAATAGCAGCAAAAGGGAGAATTGCATGGACGAAACCTTATTTAGATGCTACAACAAAAAAGCCTATTGTTACTATCTCTAGAATAGTAAGAGATGAAAGTGATGAATTAAAGGGCGTTATGGCAATAGATTTTTTTTTAGATGAATTATCTAATAAAATTGAAAACTTTAAAGCCTTTAAGCAGGGACATGCTTTTGTGATTGCGCAAGATGGGAAAGAGTATTATTTTATATCTAGGGATATGAAAAATAGAAGATTTGATAAAATAATTGAAAAGGCTTGGAGGGGTAACCTACTTGATAAAAAATCTGGTAATTTTACAGTTAATGAAAATAATGTAGATTATTATATTACCTATAAGATCAATAAACCAACAGGATGGAAAATAATAGGAATTATAGAAGAAGAAAAAATTTATAAACCTGCAAAGGATATGATAAAAAAAATATTTACAAGTAGTTTAATGATCATGGGAATGGGAATCATGAGTATTGTATATATCTTTAAACAGATGAGAAAATCTATAAGAGATTTAAGTCATTCTTTGAATGATTATGAAAATATGTATGATATGGATGAGAGCTTGTCCAATCAATTTAATATTTTGTTAGAGGATGATGAGCATCTCATAGATGAATCAAGTGATTATATGGGTGCATTATTTGAAAGCCAAAGTGAATTAGAAAAATTAATGGATAGGATG is part of the Crassaminicella profunda genome and encodes:
- a CDS encoding cache domain-containing protein is translated as MHKGHEKYILWFILLFVVAASLIGTFYIDYSRILKKQYVESFDDSIVQLDDSVSEFFSTFENALQMFSKNEMVQKVSDDPNKYYLQTMQLFKSFQQSYAATAFAYFAPNKIILGNKKLITWPDTSEALANTEWTATKRPWYMGAIAAKGRIAWTKPYLDATTKKPIVTISRIVRDESDELKGVMAIDFFLDELSNKIENFKAFKQGHAFVIAQDGKEYYFISRDMKNRRFDKIIEKAWRGNLLDKKSGNFTVNENNVDYYITYKINKPTGWKIIGIIEEEKIYKPAKDMIKKIFTSSLMIMGMGIMSIVYIFKQMRKSIRDLSHSLNDYENMYDMDESLSNQFNILLEDDEHLIDESSDYMGALFESQSELEKLMDRMNDQFKNPRVVNLKELEHIINQLNKFRKKFEKSSLKVEEIQKENIENHMGLLLDKIKDLKKDYMDEEQVKIIYKIEKKLMMRDIDM